The following are from one region of the Paenalkalicoccus suaedae genome:
- the sdaAB gene encoding L-serine ammonia-lyase, iron-sulfur-dependent subunit beta → MKYRSVFDIIGPVMIGPSSSHTAGAARIGLVARQLFRTEPKKAIFRLYGSFAKTYQGHGTDVALVGGVLGFDTYDERLKEAFKFAEEKGLAYEFIEDDAVSAHPNTVRITLSDDEKSMELVGISIGGGKVEIKELNTFELRLSGNHPAIIVVHDDKYGAIAKVATLLANNEVNIGHMEVSRKDLGKEALMVIEVDQNVTEELLQEIATLPHINQVTKIHE, encoded by the coding sequence GTGAAATATAGAAGTGTATTTGATATTATTGGTCCAGTCATGATCGGTCCTTCAAGCTCACACACGGCAGGAGCAGCAAGAATTGGCTTGGTAGCTCGCCAGCTTTTTAGAACAGAGCCCAAAAAGGCCATCTTTAGACTATATGGATCGTTTGCTAAAACGTATCAAGGTCACGGTACCGATGTAGCACTAGTTGGAGGGGTATTGGGGTTTGATACGTATGATGAACGATTAAAAGAAGCATTTAAATTTGCGGAAGAAAAAGGATTAGCCTATGAATTTATTGAAGATGATGCTGTTTCAGCGCATCCAAATACGGTTAGAATTACCTTATCCGATGACGAGAAATCGATGGAGCTTGTAGGTATTTCTATCGGCGGAGGGAAAGTAGAAATAAAAGAGCTAAATACATTTGAGCTTCGTTTAAGTGGAAATCACCCCGCAATTATCGTCGTACATGATGATAAATATGGAGCTATTGCGAAAGTCGCAACCTTACTTGCAAATAATGAAGTAAATATAGGACATATGGAAGTATCGCGTAAAGACCTTGGTAAAGAGGCACTGATGGTCATTGAGGTCGACCAAAATGTGACGGAGGAGCTTCTGCAAGAAATTGCGACGTTGCCTCATATTAATCAAGTAACGAAGATACACGAATAG
- a CDS encoding DAK2 domain-containing protein: MLIEGATNLSNNSKKIDALNVFPVPDGDTGTNMNLTITSGVKEVKNAPHDHVGRIAQAFAKGLLMGARGNSGVILSQLFRGFSKSVEKKETLQAKDLSLALQHGVDTAYKAVMKPVEGTILTVAKDAAKQAVASAEKKTDVIEVMSDVLKEAKASLKRTPDLLPVLKEVGVVDSGGQGLVTIYEGFLAVLKGEAIQTAEESAPSLEELVKFEHHQSAQSHMATEDIEFGYCTEVMVKFEDKKLEQYPYDEQAFREQLDKYGDSLLVVSDEDLLKIHIHVENPGNVINDAQAYGSLVNVKVENMREQHSSLLGMDTPHQKPEKTEYAVITVSMGSGIKELFEGLGVKKVIEGGQTMNPSTEDFIRAIEEANAEKVILLPNNSNIIMAANQAAEVADVDVQVVPSKTVPQGLAAMLAFNAEQELSDNVSDMTDALKGVRTGEVTYAVRDTSLNGVSITKGDFMGISEKNIVANGADVAKVAEELVKNLVDEDSEIVTVIYGEDRTESEANALSNYIESSFEDVEVEVHKGNQPLYSYILAVE; this comes from the coding sequence ATGCTCATTGAGGGTGCAACAAACCTCTCTAATAACTCAAAGAAAATCGATGCACTAAATGTCTTTCCTGTTCCGGATGGTGATACAGGGACAAACATGAATTTAACCATTACTTCAGGAGTGAAAGAAGTAAAAAACGCACCGCATGACCATGTAGGAAGAATAGCTCAAGCATTTGCTAAAGGTCTTTTAATGGGTGCTCGTGGCAACTCGGGAGTTATACTTTCTCAGTTATTCCGAGGATTTTCAAAGTCTGTAGAGAAAAAAGAAACACTCCAGGCAAAAGATTTAAGCCTGGCTCTTCAGCATGGAGTAGACACTGCCTATAAGGCTGTTATGAAGCCTGTTGAGGGAACAATCTTAACAGTTGCTAAAGATGCAGCTAAACAAGCAGTAGCTTCTGCAGAGAAGAAGACAGACGTCATTGAGGTTATGTCTGATGTGCTAAAGGAAGCGAAAGCATCCTTAAAGCGTACTCCAGACCTACTACCTGTATTAAAAGAGGTTGGTGTAGTTGACTCAGGTGGACAAGGGTTAGTCACTATTTATGAAGGCTTCTTAGCAGTTCTTAAAGGAGAAGCGATTCAGACTGCAGAGGAATCAGCTCCATCTCTAGAAGAGCTTGTTAAATTTGAGCACCATCAATCTGCTCAGAGTCATATGGCTACTGAAGACATTGAGTTTGGTTATTGTACAGAGGTCATGGTGAAGTTTGAAGACAAGAAACTTGAGCAATATCCATATGATGAGCAGGCGTTTCGTGAGCAACTAGACAAATACGGTGACTCGTTACTCGTTGTTTCTGACGAAGATCTTTTAAAAATTCATATTCACGTAGAAAACCCTGGGAATGTTATTAATGATGCACAAGCATACGGTTCTCTTGTAAACGTTAAAGTAGAGAATATGCGCGAGCAACATTCTAGTTTACTAGGAATGGATACACCTCACCAAAAGCCGGAAAAAACGGAGTATGCGGTGATTACAGTCAGCATGGGATCAGGCATTAAAGAGCTCTTTGAGGGTCTCGGTGTTAAAAAGGTCATTGAAGGTGGCCAAACGATGAATCCGTCTACGGAGGACTTTATTCGCGCTATTGAAGAAGCCAATGCAGAAAAGGTCATCCTATTACCTAATAACAGCAATATTATTATGGCAGCTAACCAAGCAGCGGAAGTGGCGGATGTAGATGTACAAGTTGTTCCTTCTAAAACGGTACCACAAGGCCTTGCTGCTATGCTCGCTTTTAATGCTGAACAGGAACTATCTGATAACGTATCTGATATGACGGACGCGCTTAAAGGTGTTCGTACAGGAGAAGTTACGTACGCAGTGCGAGATACTAGCTTAAATGGCGTCTCCATTACAAAGGGTGACTTCATGGGAATCTCGGAAAAAAATATTGTTGCTAATGGCGCTGACGTTGCTAAGGTTGCAGAGGAGCTTGTGAAGAATCTTGTCGATGAGGATTCGGAGATCGTGACAGTTATTTACGGGGAAGATCGTACAGAATCTGAAGCTAATGCTCTATCTAACTATATCGAATCAAGCTTTGAAGACGTAGAAGTTGAGGTTCATAAAGGGAATCAGCCACTTTATTCGTACATTTTAGCAGTTGAATAA
- a CDS encoding DegV family protein — MTIQIVTDSTADIPKDILQELNIHVVPLKVHFGEETYEDGIDLTPANFYDKLESYEFVPTTSQPTPLQFEEVYTSLYEKNKTEIISLHLSSKLSGTFQSAYMAEQTLGEEVPVTVVDTKRASYAIGIIVVEAAILAKSGATKDAIMQRINEMLETTSVYFLVDTLEYLQKNGRIGKASALVGSLLKIKPILSLNKEGEVYPYEKVRGQKKAIQKIIDRLKDEYEGKTLHVGISHAKASDDAAMIMEAVKSQFKVEREVITDIGPVIGTHVGPGTVSVSVTPM, encoded by the coding sequence ATGACTATTCAAATTGTTACTGATTCAACTGCAGATATTCCAAAGGATATTCTGCAGGAGCTAAATATTCATGTCGTTCCTCTAAAGGTCCACTTCGGCGAAGAGACATATGAGGATGGAATAGACTTAACACCTGCAAATTTCTACGATAAGCTTGAGTCTTATGAGTTTGTCCCGACTACATCTCAGCCAACTCCACTCCAGTTTGAGGAAGTATATACATCATTATACGAAAAAAATAAAACGGAAATTATTTCGTTGCATTTATCCTCGAAGCTTAGTGGTACTTTCCAGTCTGCTTATATGGCAGAGCAAACACTCGGAGAAGAAGTACCTGTAACTGTAGTGGACACAAAACGTGCCTCTTATGCGATTGGTATTATCGTGGTAGAAGCTGCAATTTTAGCAAAGTCTGGTGCTACGAAGGATGCTATCATGCAACGGATTAACGAAATGCTTGAGACAACGTCTGTTTACTTCTTAGTAGATACACTTGAGTATTTACAAAAGAATGGTCGAATCGGTAAAGCATCTGCATTAGTTGGATCTTTATTAAAAATTAAGCCGATCCTTTCTTTAAATAAAGAGGGCGAAGTTTACCCGTATGAGAAGGTACGTGGACAGAAAAAAGCGATTCAAAAGATTATCGATCGCCTAAAAGATGAGTATGAAGGTAAAACACTTCATGTCGGAATCTCGCACGCAAAAGCTTCTGACGATGCAGCTATGATTATGGAAGCTGTTAAGTCTCAGTTTAAGGTGGAGCGAGAGGTTATCACAGATATTGGACCGGTTATCGGGACACACGTAGGCCCTGGTACGGTATCGGTCTCTGTTACACCTATGTAG
- a CDS encoding thiamine diphosphokinase: protein MTYLLVAGGPKVDLPSLQELCDELKPTGIIGVDRGAYYLLEACITPNLAIGDFDSIGETYLKQLKAESVELTTFPAEKDQTDMELALDIVKERFNAKKLIIVGATGGRLDHFLMNVQLLEVAATRGIEVEILNTSNRMSYLDSGVKHVKHSIYTYLSLLAITEKVSGITLTGVKYELTNAQLKRGSSLCVSNEIVDDEAIVKIESGKVIVIESKDEN from the coding sequence ATGACATATTTGTTAGTAGCAGGAGGTCCAAAAGTGGACCTTCCATCCCTTCAAGAGCTTTGCGACGAGCTTAAACCGACTGGCATTATAGGCGTTGATAGAGGAGCTTATTATCTTTTAGAGGCTTGTATTACACCAAATCTTGCTATCGGGGACTTTGATTCAATCGGAGAAACATATTTAAAGCAACTAAAAGCAGAATCAGTAGAACTAACCACTTTCCCTGCAGAAAAAGATCAGACAGATATGGAGCTGGCACTTGATATTGTTAAAGAAAGATTTAACGCTAAAAAGCTTATTATTGTTGGGGCGACAGGAGGCAGATTAGATCACTTTTTAATGAACGTGCAGTTGTTAGAGGTTGCTGCTACACGTGGGATTGAAGTGGAGATACTCAATACTTCCAATCGAATGAGTTATCTAGATAGCGGCGTCAAACATGTAAAGCATTCCATATACACCTATTTATCCTTATTAGCTATTACAGAAAAAGTTTCTGGAATAACGCTTACTGGAGTGAAATATGAATTAACAAATGCTCAATTAAAGCGTGGTTCGAGCCTTTGTGTTAGTAATGAAATCGTAGATGACGAAGCAATTGTGAAGATTGAATCAGGTAAAGTAATCGTGATTGAGTCCAAGGACGAAAATTAA
- the spoVM gene encoding stage V sporulation protein SpoVM, with protein sequence MKFYTIRLPKFIGGVVRAVLGTIGKG encoded by the coding sequence ATGAAGTTTTATACGATCCGTTTGCCGAAGTTTATAGGGGGCGTTGTGCGAGCTGTACTTGGCACAATTGGAAAAGGGTAA
- the thiT gene encoding energy-coupled thiamine transporter ThiT: MRQNKRLLIMLEIAIMSGLAYVLDLIPLFQMPQGGSITLSMLPILILAYRRGVIAGIIAGGLFGTLNLMFNSFVVHWAQALLDYPIAFLVIGLAGIFRFSSQASFRKKLTLLIAGVALASALRLLSHFTAGVIWFGSFAPEGMSPVWYSFIYNLSYIAPTFVILVIIMVLFANKGKVVLHPSNGRVA, from the coding sequence ATGAGACAAAACAAACGATTACTTATTATGCTCGAAATCGCTATTATGAGCGGTCTTGCTTATGTGTTAGACTTAATTCCACTGTTTCAAATGCCTCAAGGGGGATCTATTACGCTCTCTATGCTTCCAATCCTTATTCTCGCTTATAGACGAGGAGTTATTGCTGGGATTATAGCTGGCGGATTGTTTGGCACATTAAATCTAATGTTTAATTCATTCGTGGTTCACTGGGCGCAGGCATTACTCGACTATCCGATCGCCTTTTTAGTGATAGGTTTAGCTGGTATTTTTCGTTTTTCAAGTCAGGCTTCGTTCCGTAAAAAGCTTACACTTCTTATCGCAGGAGTGGCATTAGCATCTGCATTACGATTACTTTCACACTTTACTGCAGGTGTAATTTGGTTCGGTAGCTTTGCCCCTGAAGGGATGTCGCCAGTATGGTATTCATTTATCTATAATCTAAGCTATATCGCACCTACATTTGTTATTTTAGTCATTATCATGGTCTTATTTGCTAATAAGGGAAAAGTCGTGCTACACCCCTCTAACGGACGTGTAGCATGA
- the sdaAA gene encoding L-serine ammonia-lyase, iron-sulfur-dependent, subunit alpha produces the protein MFRNVEELVTQAEEQGELLSEIMIKQEMAIHDRTREEVMAQMERNLDVMERAVNRGIMENVRSVSGLTGGDGKKLHEYMMINETLSGTLLLDAVAKAMATNEVNAAMGTICATPTAGAAGVVPGTLFSVKEKLNPTREQMVRYLFVSGAFGFIIANNASISGAAGGCQAEVGSATGMAAAAIVEMAGGTPKQSSHAMAIALKNMLGLVCDPVAGLVEVPCVKRNAFGASNALVAADLALAGIESRIPADEVIDAMYKIGQNMPTSLKETGEGGLAGTPTGRRYRDQIFGTAGK, from the coding sequence ATGTTTCGTAACGTAGAAGAATTAGTAACGCAGGCAGAAGAACAAGGGGAGCTACTCTCCGAAATTATGATTAAACAAGAAATGGCTATTCATGACCGAACACGTGAAGAGGTTATGGCGCAAATGGAGCGGAATTTAGACGTGATGGAGCGAGCGGTTAATCGAGGAATTATGGAAAATGTCCGCTCCGTCTCTGGACTTACAGGAGGGGACGGCAAAAAGCTTCATGAATATATGATGATTAACGAAACATTATCAGGGACGCTTTTACTTGATGCGGTTGCTAAAGCGATGGCAACGAATGAAGTAAATGCAGCGATGGGAACGATTTGTGCTACTCCTACGGCGGGAGCCGCTGGCGTCGTTCCGGGTACGCTATTTTCGGTAAAAGAGAAGTTGAATCCAACTCGCGAGCAAATGGTACGTTATTTATTTGTAAGTGGAGCATTTGGATTTATTATTGCCAATAATGCGTCGATCTCTGGCGCAGCAGGAGGCTGTCAGGCGGAGGTTGGATCGGCTACTGGTATGGCAGCCGCTGCTATTGTAGAAATGGCGGGAGGTACGCCTAAACAATCAAGCCATGCGATGGCAATTGCGCTTAAGAATATGCTTGGCCTCGTCTGTGATCCTGTTGCAGGACTTGTGGAAGTGCCGTGTGTGAAGCGTAACGCATTTGGTGCATCTAATGCACTTGTCGCGGCAGACCTAGCACTAGCTGGTATTGAGAGTAGAATTCCGGCTGATGAGGTTATTGATGCAATGTATAAAATCGGACAAAACATGCCAACTTCGTTAAAAGAGACGGGTGAGGGCGGCCTTGCAGGCACGCCAACAGGTAGACGATACCGAGATCAGATATTTGGCACTGCTGGAAAGTAG
- a CDS encoding Asp23/Gls24 family envelope stress response protein: MTIEIKTNYGNIDVSKEVTAVIAGGAAVDCYGIVGMASQKQLKDGITDLLGRENLARGVVIREDNDDVHIDMYIIVSYGTKISEVAHNVQQKVKYQLEQMLGLKVTSVNIFVSGVRVAND, translated from the coding sequence ATGACGATCGAAATTAAAACAAACTATGGAAATATTGATGTATCTAAAGAAGTAACGGCAGTAATCGCTGGTGGGGCCGCAGTAGACTGCTACGGGATTGTTGGCATGGCATCTCAAAAGCAGCTAAAAGACGGCATTACGGATCTTTTAGGCCGCGAAAATTTAGCGCGGGGTGTTGTTATTCGCGAGGATAATGACGACGTACATATTGATATGTACATTATCGTAAGCTATGGGACAAAGATTTCAGAGGTAGCTCATAACGTACAACAAAAAGTAAAGTATCAGCTAGAACAAATGCTAGGACTTAAAGTAACGTCTGTAAATATTTTTGTATCAGGTGTTCGCGTAGCGAACGATTAG
- the recG gene encoding ATP-dependent DNA helicase RecG produces MTRGIQELSGIGAKAAERLSALGITTVYDLQSYFPFRYEDHSIRRIQEVDHEEKVTLSGTVHSEPELRFFRKQSSRLTVRVLVDGLLVQAIFFNQPYLKKQIELGQVISFHGKLDKNRLAVNGAKLIGKTEGQGLDPVYSLRGDIKMFMLRKWIKQSFDEFPDDIEEILPYQLMQTYKLMDRREAFYRLHFPEKEKAFLQAKRRMIYEELLLFQLKMQVFRKKQRESTHGVTKTLHKDEVQAFIASLPFPLTQAQDRVINEILEDLEGKHRMSRLLQGDVGSGKTVVAAVALYASVLAGYQGALMVPTEILAEQHVESLTELFANTPVRIGFLSGSSKTKERRETLAKLEAHEIDVLIGTHALIQEPVIFANLGLVITDEQHRFGVGQRRVLKEKGLEPDVLFMTATPIPRTLAISAFGDMDVSTIDEMPKGRKVVETHWAKQDMLPRVLTFIEKHLKKGNQAYVITPLIEESEKLDVQNAIELHQQLQMVLTDWNVGLMHGRLHATEKDEVMKQFAQNEVQVLVSTTVVEVGVNVPNATVMVIYDADRFGLAQLHQLRGRVGRGSDQAYCILLADPKSENGKERMQIMTETSNGFELSERDLELRGPGDFFGVKQSGLPELKVADIVEDYRILEIARDDATKLVKSTAFWETDDYRGIREELARQGAFLQDRLD; encoded by the coding sequence ATGACACGAGGCATTCAAGAATTATCCGGGATCGGTGCAAAGGCGGCAGAAAGACTCTCCGCATTAGGTATTACTACCGTTTATGACTTGCAGTCGTATTTTCCTTTTCGCTATGAAGATCACTCTATTAGACGAATTCAAGAAGTGGATCATGAAGAAAAAGTAACCCTCTCTGGCACCGTTCACAGTGAGCCAGAGCTCCGCTTCTTTCGAAAACAATCATCTAGGCTGACCGTTCGCGTTCTCGTGGACGGTTTATTAGTTCAAGCTATTTTCTTTAACCAACCCTATTTAAAAAAGCAAATTGAGCTTGGACAAGTGATTAGCTTTCACGGCAAACTCGATAAGAATCGCCTCGCTGTAAATGGTGCAAAGCTCATTGGTAAAACAGAGGGGCAAGGGTTGGACCCCGTTTACTCTCTACGCGGCGACATAAAAATGTTTATGTTAAGAAAATGGATTAAACAATCCTTCGATGAGTTTCCTGATGACATTGAAGAGATCCTGCCTTATCAACTCATGCAAACGTATAAATTAATGGATCGTCGTGAGGCATTTTATCGTCTTCATTTCCCAGAGAAAGAGAAGGCATTCCTACAGGCAAAGCGTCGTATGATTTACGAAGAGCTTTTGTTATTTCAACTTAAAATGCAAGTTTTCCGAAAGAAGCAACGAGAATCCACGCACGGTGTGACAAAGACGCTTCATAAAGATGAGGTGCAAGCCTTTATCGCCTCGTTACCATTCCCACTCACGCAGGCTCAGGATCGTGTGATAAACGAGATACTTGAGGATCTTGAAGGCAAGCATCGCATGAGCAGGCTACTCCAAGGAGATGTAGGCTCAGGTAAAACGGTTGTTGCAGCCGTAGCGCTGTATGCCTCTGTCTTAGCTGGATATCAAGGTGCGTTAATGGTTCCTACAGAAATTTTAGCAGAACAGCACGTGGAATCCTTAACAGAACTTTTTGCGAACACCCCGGTGAGGATTGGGTTTTTATCGGGATCATCGAAAACAAAAGAGCGACGAGAAACGTTAGCAAAGCTCGAAGCACATGAAATTGACGTTTTGATAGGCACGCACGCACTTATTCAAGAGCCTGTTATATTCGCAAATTTAGGACTCGTCATTACCGATGAGCAGCATCGGTTTGGGGTTGGGCAACGACGCGTTCTAAAAGAAAAAGGATTAGAGCCAGATGTCTTATTTATGACAGCAACGCCGATACCTAGAACGCTTGCAATTTCTGCTTTTGGCGATATGGACGTATCCACGATCGACGAGATGCCGAAAGGACGTAAGGTTGTTGAGACGCATTGGGCAAAGCAGGACATGCTCCCTAGAGTCCTAACCTTTATTGAGAAGCATTTGAAGAAAGGGAATCAAGCATATGTAATTACCCCTCTTATTGAAGAGTCAGAAAAGCTTGATGTTCAAAATGCGATTGAGCTCCACCAACAGCTACAAATGGTTTTAACTGACTGGAATGTCGGGTTAATGCACGGGCGACTTCATGCAACCGAGAAGGATGAGGTAATGAAGCAGTTTGCTCAAAATGAGGTACAGGTACTTGTATCGACGACTGTCGTGGAAGTAGGGGTAAACGTCCCTAATGCAACAGTTATGGTCATTTACGATGCTGATCGATTCGGACTAGCACAACTGCATCAGCTTCGCGGAAGAGTTGGTCGTGGGTCTGATCAAGCTTATTGTATTTTACTAGCTGATCCTAAGTCTGAAAACGGGAAAGAACGCATGCAAATTATGACGGAGACTTCTAATGGGTTTGAGCTATCCGAGCGTGATTTAGAGCTTCGAGGACCAGGTGATTTCTTCGGAGTAAAGCAAAGTGGGTTGCCAGAGCTTAAGGTTGCGGATATTGTAGAAGACTATCGTATCCTCGAAATTGCACGAGATGATGCTACTAAGCTAGTGAAATCAACTGCATTTTGGGAGACTGATGACTATAGAGGAATTAGGGAAGAACTAGCTAGACAAGGCGCATTTTTGCAGGATAGGCTCGATTAA
- the rpmB gene encoding 50S ribosomal protein L28 has translation MARRCVITGKGPSTGNKRSHALNSTKRRWGANVQKVRILVDGKPKRVYVSARALKSGKVQRV, from the coding sequence ATGGCACGCAGATGTGTTATTACAGGTAAAGGTCCATCTACTGGAAACAAGCGTTCACACGCACTTAACTCAACGAAGCGTCGTTGGGGCGCAAACGTTCAAAAGGTACGAATTTTAGTGGACGGTAAGCCGAAGCGCGTATACGTTTCAGCTCGCGCACTTAAGTCTGGTAAAGTTCAGCGCGTATAA
- the rpe gene encoding ribulose-phosphate 3-epimerase encodes MSVKIAPSILSANFAELGKEIKDVEEGGADYIHIDVMDGHFVPNITIGPLIVEAVRPITTLPLDVHLMIENPDQYIPDFCKAGADIITVHVEACPHLHRTIHLIKENGVKAGVVLNPATPVDVIKPIIDDIDMVLLMTVNPGFGGQSFISSVLPKITEVKELVGDRDIEIEVDGGVNEMTAKQCVDAGANVLVAGSAIYNQEDRHAAIAKIRQQ; translated from the coding sequence ATGTCAGTTAAAATTGCACCATCTATTCTTTCAGCTAATTTTGCCGAACTAGGTAAAGAAATTAAGGATGTCGAGGAAGGAGGAGCGGATTATATTCACATCGATGTAATGGACGGTCATTTTGTTCCGAACATTACGATTGGACCGCTTATTGTTGAAGCTGTGCGTCCGATTACGACATTACCGTTAGATGTGCACCTTATGATCGAAAATCCGGATCAATATATTCCTGACTTTTGTAAAGCTGGAGCGGATATTATTACGGTACACGTAGAGGCATGTCCTCACTTGCACCGTACGATTCATTTGATTAAAGAAAATGGGGTTAAAGCAGGCGTTGTATTAAATCCGGCTACTCCAGTAGATGTGATCAAGCCAATTATTGACGATATTGATATGGTATTACTTATGACAGTAAATCCAGGCTTCGGTGGGCAATCTTTTATTTCTTCCGTGCTACCCAAAATTACAGAAGTAAAAGAGCTTGTCGGAGATCGTGATATTGAGATTGAAGTCGATGGTGGCGTCAACGAAATGACAGCAAAACAGTGCGTAGATGCTGGTGCAAATGTTCTTGTTGCGGGATCGGCTATTTATAATCAAGAGGATCGACACGCTGCCATTGCGAAAATTCGTCAACAGTAG
- the rsgA gene encoding ribosome small subunit-dependent GTPase A, which produces MAIGRIVKALSGFYYVENEDGIFQCRGRGNFRKRKLTPLVGDWVVFEAENRTDGYVLELHDRTNELIRPPIANVEQAVLVFSVHEPAFSPLLLDKFLVHIEANDIQPLICLSKMDLLPEEKLEEIRQYKKEYEKIGYEVISTSVHQADTIEELKPALANRVSVFAGQSGVGKSSLLNAIKPELDLETNAISKSLNRGKHTTRHVELIPIEGGYVADTPGFSSLDYHGITEDSLSACYPEMADRIQECKFRGCTHSNEPKCAVKAAVEDGEIAQHRYDSYIQFLEEIKSQKRRY; this is translated from the coding sequence ATGGCAATTGGGAGAATCGTAAAAGCATTAAGTGGATTTTACTATGTCGAAAACGAGGACGGCATTTTTCAGTGCAGAGGTAGAGGGAACTTTAGAAAGAGAAAGCTAACGCCACTAGTTGGAGACTGGGTTGTTTTTGAAGCGGAAAATCGTACAGACGGATATGTATTAGAATTACATGATAGGACGAATGAGCTCATTCGTCCTCCAATAGCGAATGTTGAACAGGCTGTACTCGTTTTTTCTGTCCATGAGCCGGCGTTTAGTCCACTATTACTAGACAAATTCCTTGTGCATATTGAAGCAAACGACATTCAACCACTTATATGCTTATCTAAGATGGATTTATTGCCAGAGGAAAAACTAGAAGAGATTCGTCAGTATAAAAAGGAGTATGAAAAAATCGGCTATGAAGTGATATCTACATCGGTTCACCAAGCGGATACGATCGAAGAGTTGAAGCCTGCCTTAGCAAATCGTGTGTCTGTTTTTGCTGGACAATCGGGTGTTGGTAAATCATCGCTGTTAAATGCGATAAAGCCGGAGCTAGATTTAGAGACGAATGCGATCTCAAAAAGCTTAAATCGAGGGAAGCACACCACGAGACACGTGGAGCTTATTCCTATCGAAGGTGGCTATGTAGCAGATACTCCTGGTTTTAGTTCTCTAGATTACCATGGTATTACCGAGGACTCTCTCTCCGCCTGCTATCCTGAAATGGCTGATCGAATACAGGAATGCAAGTTTAGAGGATGTACGCATTCAAATGAGCCTAAATGTGCGGTCAAGGCAGCTGTCGAAGATGGAGAGATTGCGCAGCATCGTTATGATAGCTATATTCAATTTTTAGAAGAAATTAAATCGCAAAAGCGGAGGTACTAG